One Rhodobacteraceae bacterium M385 genomic region harbors:
- a CDS encoding succinate dehydrogenase assembly factor 2 has protein sequence MSEPRETRLKRLRLRAWHRGIKEMDLILGGWADRNLAQADDATLDAFEAVMAESDHDLYQWVSGQAEAPAEVSEMVTRIGEDMRPTLGRGA, from the coding sequence ATGAGCGAGCCGCGCGAAACCCGCCTGAAGCGCCTGCGCCTGCGGGCATGGCACCGGGGCATCAAGGAGATGGACCTGATCCTTGGCGGGTGGGCCGACCGCAATCTGGCCCAGGCCGATGATGCCACGCTGGATGCGTTTGAGGCGGTGATGGCCGAGTCTGACCACGACCTTTATCAGTGGGTTTCGGGGCAGGCTGAGGCACCGGCAGAGGTGTCTGAGATGGTCACTCGCATCGGTGAGGATATGCGACCAACTCTGGGGCGTGGGGCATAG
- the ccmB gene encoding heme exporter protein CcmB: MIALLKRDLTLAFRAGGGFGLSLAFFLVFTALVPLGIGPETARLSEIAAGLLWLGALLACLLSLDRIFQLDWEDGTLDLIATSPLPLEAAAAVKALAHWLTTGLPLVAVAPVLALLLNLPGAAYPWLIASLAVGTPALSAIGTFGAALTVGIKRGGLLLSLLVLPLYVPTLIFGALTVTRGAQGLDAAAPLFLLAGITLGACAILPFAAASALRVNLR, encoded by the coding sequence GTGATTGCATTGCTGAAGCGCGACCTCACTCTCGCCTTCCGGGCGGGGGGCGGCTTTGGTCTAAGCCTTGCGTTTTTCCTAGTCTTCACCGCCCTTGTCCCCTTGGGGATTGGGCCGGAAACCGCGCGCCTGTCCGAGATTGCGGCAGGCCTTTTGTGGCTTGGGGCCTTGCTGGCGTGCCTTTTGTCGTTGGACCGCATCTTTCAACTGGATTGGGAGGATGGCACGCTGGACCTGATCGCCACCTCCCCCCTACCGTTGGAGGCCGCCGCCGCCGTGAAAGCGCTGGCCCATTGGCTGACGACCGGCTTGCCGCTGGTGGCAGTGGCCCCGGTTCTGGCCCTTTTGCTGAACCTGCCCGGCGCTGCTTATCCTTGGTTAATAGCCTCTCTGGCGGTGGGCACCCCGGCCCTGTCGGCCATCGGCACCTTCGGGGCCGCACTGACCGTAGGGATTAAGCGCGGCGGGCTCCTCCTGTCGTTGCTGGTCCTGCCGCTTTACGTGCCGACGCTGATCTTTGGGGCGTTGACGGTGACCCGCGGGGCGCAGGGGTTGGACGCCGCCGCGCCGCTGTTTCTATTGGCCGGGATCACCCTTGGAGCCTGCGCGATTTTGCCCTTCGCGGCGGCCAGCGCCCTCCGCGTCAATCTGCGCTAG
- a CDS encoding DsbE family thiol:disulfide interchange protein: MILPLALTASFFGIAGWQLMNNQDAQTAGIDTQALPSPQEGHPAPPLDLELVPGTPLLTRDALEGEDLVILNFFASWCPPCRAEHPTLTALAEAGVPLYGVNYRDREVQALSFLEELGNPYDLIGADPAARNGRDWGVVAMPETFFINTDGVIVLHFRGPIVRRSLDNQVRPALAEAGYTLPELPPLTPIESN; encoded by the coding sequence ATGATCCTTCCGCTGGCGCTGACCGCCAGCTTTTTCGGAATTGCCGGCTGGCAGTTGATGAACAATCAAGACGCTCAAACCGCGGGCATTGACACACAAGCCCTGCCGTCGCCGCAGGAAGGCCACCCTGCCCCGCCTCTTGATCTGGAGCTGGTGCCCGGAACCCCGCTTCTGACCCGCGATGCCCTAGAGGGCGAAGATCTGGTCATCCTGAATTTTTTCGCCTCTTGGTGTCCCCCTTGCCGAGCCGAGCACCCGACCCTGACCGCTTTGGCCGAGGCCGGCGTGCCGCTTTACGGTGTCAACTATCGTGACCGAGAGGTTCAGGCCCTGTCGTTCCTTGAAGAACTGGGCAACCCCTACGACCTGATCGGCGCCGATCCCGCCGCCCGCAATGGCCGGGATTGGGGTGTCGTGGCGATGCCGGAGACATTCTTTATCAATACCGACGGCGTTATTGTCCTACACTTTCGCGGCCCCATCGTGCGCCGATCGCTCGACAATCAGGTCCGCCCCGCCTTGGCAGAGGCAGGATACACGCTGCCCGAGCTTCCGCCGCTTACTCCAATTGAGTCAAACTAA
- a CDS encoding alpha/beta hydrolase: MKKAPGGKDQANRNTPRGLNAMQLTLTDRFWRAMARYVDRTALRLIPSQPILRKLFSLTARMGAALPKGTAVTEKADGSLHILPTGVAPDAPVLLYLHGGGFTIGSPRTHAALVAHLAAASGLRAVVPKYRLAPEHPFPAAKLDAIAGFDALVQARTPPVAICGDSAGGCLTLQVACHARDSGAPMPKALGLLAPIADLSGEVEARFAEAEDEILIPPSWPERIKDVYLPGMDRDSAEISPLSDDLTNLPPTLIQAATGEALVQDAKRLLDAMDDATLDLWPGLPHVWQLHAGKAPAADAAIAKIGAFLAAKVA, from the coding sequence GTGAAAAAGGCCCCGGGCGGCAAAGATCAGGCCAACCGGAACACGCCAAGGGGCCTGAACGCGATGCAACTGACACTTACTGACCGCTTCTGGCGGGCCATGGCACGCTATGTTGACCGCACCGCTTTGCGCCTCATCCCCTCGCAACCCATTCTTCGCAAGCTATTTTCCCTCACCGCAAGGATGGGGGCCGCACTGCCCAAGGGCACGGCAGTAACCGAAAAAGCCGACGGCAGCTTGCACATCCTTCCAACCGGTGTCGCCCCGGATGCCCCGGTCCTTTTGTACCTGCACGGTGGCGGCTTCACCATTGGCAGCCCTCGCACCCACGCCGCGTTGGTGGCCCATTTGGCCGCTGCATCCGGGCTTCGCGCTGTCGTCCCGAAGTACCGCCTTGCGCCAGAACACCCCTTCCCCGCGGCCAAACTTGACGCCATCGCGGGGTTTGACGCTTTGGTTCAGGCCCGAACGCCGCCGGTCGCCATCTGCGGTGACAGTGCGGGCGGTTGTCTGACCTTGCAGGTGGCTTGTCATGCCCGCGACAGTGGTGCGCCGATGCCAAAGGCGCTCGGCCTGCTGGCCCCGATCGCCGATCTGTCGGGCGAGGTCGAAGCGCGTTTCGCAGAGGCGGAGGATGAAATCCTGATCCCGCCATCGTGGCCCGAGCGCATAAAAGACGTCTACTTACCGGGGATGGACCGCGACAGCGCAGAGATCTCGCCCCTGTCTGATGACCTCACCAACTTGCCCCCAACCCTGATCCAAGCCGCCACCGGAGAGGCCTTGGTTCAAGACGCCAAGCGGCTGCTCGACGCGATGGATGACGCCACGCTCGACTTGTGGCCCGGCTTGCCCCACGTCTGGCAACTGCACGCCGGAAAAGCCCCCGCCGCCGATGCCGCCATCGCGAAGATAGGTGCATTTCTGGCAGCCAAAGTCGCGTGA
- a CDS encoding ABC transporter permease subunit, producing MQRARFRDHLILILGCALMLGPPALLLIQGFSISSISTLLEPSNSRPNLIQLVTTSLVIAAGVALIKTATSLLAAFALVFFRVPGAGFIFSLILLPLFLPIESRIMPTILVTDALGLLNTYTGLILPITATGLGTLILRQQLMQLPPEVIEAARLDGAGPLRVFCDIIVPLSLPIIAALLAFFFVLGWNQYLWPMIASPSAPDRATVVSGIALLRAGSPASLTLAVIAMVPPLIVFIFAQRWIAKGLAPIRA from the coding sequence ATGCAGCGCGCCCGTTTCCGTGATCATCTGATCCTCATCCTAGGCTGTGCCCTCATGCTGGGGCCGCCAGCGTTGCTGTTGATCCAAGGCTTCTCGATCTCCTCCATCTCGACCCTTTTGGAACCTTCCAACTCGCGGCCGAACCTGATCCAATTGGTCACAACCTCTCTTGTTATTGCCGCAGGCGTGGCCCTTATCAAAACGGCGACCTCGCTTTTGGCGGCCTTCGCATTGGTCTTCTTTCGGGTCCCCGGCGCGGGTTTCATCTTTTCCCTGATCCTGCTGCCCCTGTTTTTGCCGATCGAATCGCGGATCATGCCTACAATCCTTGTGACCGACGCCCTCGGGCTGCTGAACACCTACACGGGATTGATCCTGCCGATCACCGCCACGGGCCTTGGCACCCTGATCCTGCGGCAACAATTGATGCAGCTTCCACCCGAAGTGATCGAGGCCGCGCGACTGGATGGCGCCGGGCCCCTGCGCGTGTTCTGCGACATCATTGTGCCGCTGAGCCTGCCAATCATTGCAGCACTTCTGGCGTTCTTCTTCGTTTTGGGGTGGAACCAATACCTCTGGCCGATGATCGCCTCCCCCTCAGCGCCGGACCGCGCCACTGTGGTCAGCGGCATTGCGTTGCTGCGCGCAGGCTCTCCGGCATCGCTGACGCTGGCGGTTATTGCCATGGTGCCACCGCTAATCGTGTTCATCTTCGCGCAGCGGTGGATCGCCAAGGGTCTTGCGCCGATCCGGGCCTAG
- the ccmA gene encoding heme ABC exporter ATP-binding protein CcmA, protein MVLTVTDLACARGPAQVLAGVSFSLAAGEALILRGPNGAGKTTLLRTLAGLTPPLAGTITQAEDSIAYAGHADGLKSQLSVQENLMFWAGIFGRSDIEPALAAFALHPLADRPAGELSAGQKRRLSLARLLVTGRSIWALDEPTVSLDTENTARFASAVEAHLRDGGAAIIATHIDLGLPTARTLDITPFIAKGLPASDPFADDPFLGEAL, encoded by the coding sequence ATGGTCTTAACCGTCACCGATCTAGCCTGCGCCCGTGGGCCTGCCCAAGTCCTTGCGGGCGTGTCCTTTTCCCTCGCGGCAGGAGAGGCGCTTATCTTGCGTGGTCCCAATGGCGCGGGGAAAACCACCCTGCTGCGCACCCTAGCGGGCCTGACCCCGCCCCTTGCCGGCACCATTACCCAAGCAGAGGACTCCATCGCCTATGCCGGCCATGCGGATGGATTGAAGTCACAGCTTTCCGTGCAAGAAAATCTGATGTTTTGGGCCGGGATATTTGGACGCTCGGATATCGAACCCGCCCTTGCTGCCTTCGCCCTGCACCCTCTTGCTGATCGCCCTGCCGGAGAGCTTTCTGCCGGACAGAAACGCCGCCTGTCCTTAGCCCGCCTCCTGGTCACGGGCCGCTCGATCTGGGCGCTGGACGAACCGACAGTCTCCCTTGATACCGAGAACACCGCCCGCTTTGCCTCTGCCGTAGAGGCGCATTTGCGCGACGGCGGCGCGGCCATCATCGCCACCCATATCGACCTTGGCTTGCCGACCGCGCGCACCCTGGACATCACGCCCTTCATCGCCAAAGGTCTTCCCGCAAGCGATCCCTTCGCCGATGACCCGTTCTTGGGAGAGGCGTTGTGA
- a CDS encoding heme ABC transporter permease — translation MSSIWEYANPRRFMATSGALLPWISALAALFLVGGLIWGFFFTPNDFRQGSTVKIIYIHVPAAIMATSAWFMMLVASIIWVVRRHHVSALAAKAAAPVGMVFALIGLLTGAVWGQPMWGTWWEWDPRLTAFLILFLFYLGYIALWEAVENPDAAADLTSVLCLVGTVFAVISRYAILFWNQSLHQGASLSMDAEENVADVFAYPLWTCIGGFFLLFVALVLFRTRTEIRARRLKALIAQEQMA, via the coding sequence ATGTCCTCGATCTGGGAATACGCGAACCCGCGACGGTTCATGGCAACCTCTGGGGCGCTTCTGCCTTGGATTTCTGCATTGGCCGCGCTGTTTTTGGTGGGTGGGCTGATCTGGGGTTTCTTCTTTACTCCCAATGACTTCCGCCAAGGCTCGACGGTCAAGATCATCTACATCCATGTGCCCGCCGCGATCATGGCGACCTCGGCTTGGTTCATGATGCTGGTCGCCTCTATCATCTGGGTTGTGCGCCGCCATCACGTCAGCGCCTTGGCGGCCAAAGCGGCCGCGCCGGTGGGTATGGTCTTCGCATTGATCGGCCTATTGACCGGGGCGGTTTGGGGCCAACCAATGTGGGGCACTTGGTGGGAATGGGACCCGCGCTTGACCGCGTTCCTGATCCTGTTCCTGTTCTATCTGGGCTATATTGCCCTGTGGGAGGCGGTCGAAAACCCCGATGCGGCGGCTGATCTGACCTCGGTCCTGTGCCTTGTGGGGACGGTGTTCGCGGTCATCTCGCGCTATGCGATCTTGTTCTGGAACCAGAGCCTGCATCAGGGCGCGTCGCTGAGCATGGATGCCGAAGAAAACGTCGCCGATGTTTTCGCCTATCCGCTGTGGACCTGTATCGGCGGGTTTTTCCTGTTGTTCGTGGCGCTCGTCCTGTTTCGCACTCGAACTGAAATCCGCGCTCGACGGCTGAAGGCTCTGATCGCACAGGAGCAAATGGCTTGA
- a CDS encoding methyltransferase domain-containing protein has translation MTSSATFWDKAAPKYATSKISDPEGYRATLERTIAHLSPTDHLLEIGCGTSSTALELAGHVAHITAIDISPAMIDIGREKAAEAGIENITLIAGEADDPAVFANGPFDGVLALNILHLLPNQTEVLAAIHANMKPGGLFISKTACLGEKWFFKPLVSIMAVFGKAPFVRHQRISQLQKTIQDAGFEVVEETTQPGTPPRLYMIARRV, from the coding sequence ATGACCTCTTCCGCTACGTTCTGGGACAAAGCCGCGCCCAAATACGCCACCAGCAAAATCTCGGACCCAGAGGGCTACCGCGCCACGTTAGAGCGGACAATCGCGCATCTGTCGCCCACCGATCACCTGCTGGAAATCGGCTGTGGCACCAGTTCCACCGCGCTGGAACTGGCGGGCCATGTGGCCCATATCACTGCGATCGATATCTCTCCCGCAATGATCGATATCGGGCGCGAAAAAGCTGCTGAGGCTGGCATTGAGAACATCACCCTGATTGCAGGCGAAGCCGATGATCCGGCCGTGTTTGCCAACGGCCCCTTCGACGGAGTCCTTGCCCTCAACATCCTGCATTTGCTACCAAATCAGACTGAGGTATTGGCGGCAATTCATGCCAATATGAAGCCGGGCGGGCTGTTCATCTCTAAGACCGCCTGTCTGGGGGAGAAGTGGTTTTTCAAGCCCTTGGTCAGCATCATGGCCGTGTTCGGCAAAGCGCCTTTTGTGCGTCACCAGCGGATTTCGCAGCTGCAAAAGACCATCCAGGACGCCGGGTTTGAGGTGGTGGAAGAGACCACTCAGCCCGGAACCCCGCCGCGCCTTTACATGATCGCGCGGCGCGTTTAG
- a CDS encoding winged helix DNA-binding protein: MSMHAPLASPTQAGFLAGYLESLAMVERLHRLLLDVIKDEFERLGVLDINAVQALLLFNIGDNEVTAGELKSRGYYQGSNVSYNLKKLVDMGYMHHQKCEIDRRSVRVRLTEKGRHVRDTVDGLFERHSEGLEKQGVLNADGVDRLNHSLKRIERFWSDQIRYIY, encoded by the coding sequence ATGAGTATGCATGCGCCTCTTGCCTCGCCGACCCAAGCGGGTTTCTTGGCAGGCTATCTTGAATCCCTCGCGATGGTGGAGCGATTGCATCGGCTGCTCCTCGACGTGATAAAAGATGAATTCGAACGCTTGGGGGTGCTTGATATCAACGCCGTCCAAGCGCTGTTGTTGTTCAATATAGGCGACAATGAAGTCACCGCAGGGGAGCTGAAATCGCGCGGTTACTATCAGGGGTCCAACGTCAGCTATAACCTCAAGAAGTTGGTCGATATGGGCTACATGCATCACCAGAAGTGCGAGATTGACCGCCGCTCAGTCCGGGTGCGTCTGACGGAAAAGGGCCGCCATGTGCGTGACACCGTGGATGGCCTGTTTGAGCGCCATTCAGAAGGGCTTGAAAAGCAAGGCGTGCTAAACGCCGATGGCGTGGATCGGCTGAACCATTCCCTTAAGCGGATCGAACGCTTCTGGTCCGATCAAATTCGCTACATCTACTAG
- a CDS encoding helix-turn-helix domain-containing protein, which yields MDDQSNDGTTWFDAETTTFGDRVTGAREAAGLTQPELAKRLGVKVKTIRGWENDQSEPRANKLGTLSGILGVSMMWLLAGQGEGLDSPELTQPVDADVEKILIDLRQMRQEQVNLAERMGRIEKRLRAALGNP from the coding sequence ATGGACGACCAGTCAAACGACGGAACCACTTGGTTCGATGCGGAGACCACGACCTTCGGAGATCGCGTCACCGGCGCGCGCGAGGCCGCAGGGCTGACACAGCCCGAATTGGCCAAGCGATTGGGCGTAAAAGTAAAGACGATCCGCGGCTGGGAAAACGACCAGTCCGAGCCTCGGGCCAACAAATTGGGCACCTTGTCTGGCATTCTGGGGGTGTCGATGATGTGGCTGCTGGCGGGGCAGGGTGAGGGGCTGGACAGCCCGGAATTGACCCAACCCGTGGATGCGGACGTTGAGAAAATCCTGATCGATCTGCGGCAGATGCGGCAGGAACAGGTCAACTTGGCCGAGCGGATGGGCCGGATAGAGAAGCGCCTGCGTGCCGCGCTTGGCAACCCATGA
- the ccmD gene encoding heme exporter protein CcmD, translated as MMVDLGQYAVPVLAAYGGTILCLCALIAASVARSRRVARRLAEVEARKASGRPS; from the coding sequence TTGATGGTTGATCTTGGACAATATGCCGTGCCGGTTCTGGCAGCTTACGGTGGGACGATATTATGCCTTTGTGCGCTGATCGCTGCCTCCGTGGCCCGTTCGCGTCGGGTTGCAAGACGCTTGGCCGAGGTTGAGGCCCGCAAAGCATCGGGACGTCCGTCTTGA
- a CDS encoding trigger factor, which translates to MDALKGRWQLSRVITDYRADLTGRFEGEAAWRPIEGGLEQVEQGVLRYGAAAPMQATRRYLWRSQGAELAVFFDDGRPFHTVPEEGKEALHDCPPDTYRVRYSFKGRDAFSTLWRVTGPRKDMLLDTTFTRI; encoded by the coding sequence CTGGATGCGCTGAAAGGGCGTTGGCAGCTGTCGCGTGTCATTACCGATTACCGTGCTGATTTGACCGGGCGCTTTGAGGGGGAGGCCGCGTGGCGACCTATCGAGGGCGGGCTTGAGCAGGTTGAGCAGGGGGTGCTTCGTTACGGCGCGGCAGCGCCGATGCAGGCGACGCGGCGCTACCTGTGGCGGTCCCAAGGGGCTGAATTGGCGGTATTTTTCGACGATGGTCGCCCGTTTCACACCGTCCCCGAGGAGGGCAAGGAAGCCCTGCACGATTGCCCGCCTGACACCTACCGCGTGCGCTATTCATTCAAGGGAAGGGATGCATTCTCGACCTTGTGGCGGGTCACCGGCCCGCGCAAAGACATGCTTTTGGACACCACCTTCACCCGCATTTGA
- the purB gene encoding adenylosuccinate lyase, which produces MIPRYSRPEMVAIWEPATKFRIWYEIEAHACDAQADLGVIPRENADAVWKAKDVEFDVARIDEIEAVTKHDVIAFLTHLAEHVGSEEARFVHQGMTSSDVLDTCLNVQLVRAADILLTDMDALLAALKKRAMEHKMTVRVGRSHGIHAEPTTMGLTFARFYAEMDRNRTRLVQAREEIATGAISGAVGTFANIDPAVEAHVCEKLGLIAEPISTQVIPRDRHAMFFATLGVIASSIENVATEIRHMQRTEVLEGAEFFSVGQKGSSAMPHKKNPVLTENLTGLARLVRMAVVPAMENVALWHERDISHSSVERSIGPDATVTLDFALHRLTGVIDKMLIFPENMMDNMNKYPGLVMSQRVLLALTQAGVSREDAYAMVQRNALKVWEERTDFREELLADEAVVAALGVDGIEEKFDLGYHTKHVDTIFARVFGE; this is translated from the coding sequence ATGATCCCCCGCTATTCCCGTCCCGAAATGGTCGCCATCTGGGAGCCCGCCACGAAGTTCCGCATCTGGTACGAGATCGAGGCCCACGCCTGCGACGCCCAAGCTGATCTGGGCGTGATCCCGCGCGAAAATGCCGACGCTGTGTGGAAGGCCAAAGACGTTGAATTCGACGTCGCCCGCATTGATGAGATTGAGGCCGTGACCAAGCACGATGTGATCGCCTTCCTGACCCATCTGGCCGAACATGTGGGCAGCGAAGAAGCGCGTTTTGTGCATCAGGGCATGACCTCGTCCGACGTTCTGGACACTTGCTTGAACGTGCAACTGGTGCGCGCCGCTGACATCCTTCTGACCGATATGGATGCGCTTTTGGCGGCCCTGAAAAAGCGTGCGATGGAACATAAGATGACGGTCCGCGTGGGTCGGTCCCACGGTATCCACGCCGAGCCCACCACCATGGGTCTGACGTTTGCCCGTTTCTACGCCGAGATGGATCGCAACCGCACCCGTCTGGTGCAGGCCCGCGAAGAAATTGCAACCGGCGCGATTTCCGGCGCAGTGGGCACCTTCGCCAACATCGACCCCGCCGTTGAGGCCCACGTCTGCGAGAAACTGGGCCTGATCGCAGAGCCGATCTCCACCCAGGTCATCCCCCGCGACCGCCACGCGATGTTCTTCGCGACCCTGGGCGTGATCGCGTCTTCTATCGAGAATGTGGCGACAGAGATCCGCCACATGCAGCGCACGGAAGTTCTTGAAGGGGCGGAGTTTTTCTCGGTCGGGCAAAAGGGCTCTTCCGCGATGCCGCACAAGAAAAACCCGGTCCTGACCGAGAACCTGACCGGCCTTGCGCGGTTGGTGCGCATGGCCGTGGTGCCCGCGATGGAGAACGTGGCGCTGTGGCATGAACGCGATATTTCGCATTCCTCTGTGGAACGTTCCATCGGACCCGACGCGACAGTGACCCTTGATTTCGCCCTGCATCGTTTGACCGGTGTCATCGATAAGATGCTGATCTTCCCCGAAAACATGATGGACAACATGAACAAGTACCCCGGTCTTGTGATGTCCCAACGGGTGCTTTTGGCGCTGACGCAAGCAGGCGTTTCCCGCGAAGACGCCTATGCCATGGTGCAGCGCAACGCCTTGAAAGTATGGGAAGAACGCACTGACTTCCGCGAGGAACTGCTGGCGGATGAGGCCGTTGTAGCAGCCCTTGGCGTGGACGGGATCGAAGAGAAATTCGACCTTGGGTATCACACCAAGCACGTGGACACGATTTTTGCCCGCGTATTCGGCGAATAA
- a CDS encoding flagellar motor switch protein FliG, protein MEVLRDVHGNSPSLSLDGVANGGAGMIDVTPKRMGQQQKAAVIVRLLLGQGVSPGVQKLAPHHQTRLAHIISELGNIDRQTLAAVVREFTDRIDNLALSFPDGLGETIDLLEPHLGEDALSALRSAAANSDGNDPWVRIAKQPVERLSPLMESESAEVCAVLLSKLTVAKAAALLAEVPEDRAQILAHTVALTETISPDLVVRIGADIAAILDAVPPQAFSKTAAERVGAILNSTPQAARDKMLEGLNDKDALFAKEVRKSIFSFNHIPERVEPGDVPIIVRKADAQSIIVAFAAGLSTAPLSVEFLLENMSKRLAEQMRDEAEGLGAPKPEEGEAAMSDLVSTIRDLADQGEITLLPPPE, encoded by the coding sequence ATGGAAGTGCTGCGCGACGTTCACGGCAATTCGCCTTCGCTATCGCTAGATGGCGTGGCCAATGGCGGTGCGGGGATGATCGATGTCACCCCCAAACGCATGGGCCAGCAGCAAAAAGCGGCTGTGATCGTGCGGCTATTGCTGGGGCAAGGCGTATCACCGGGCGTGCAGAAACTGGCGCCACATCACCAAACGCGGCTTGCTCATATCATCTCGGAACTTGGGAATATTGATCGCCAGACCTTGGCGGCGGTGGTGCGAGAATTCACGGATCGGATCGACAATCTGGCGCTCAGCTTTCCCGATGGGCTTGGTGAAACGATTGATCTTCTGGAACCTCACCTTGGCGAAGACGCGCTAAGCGCGCTGCGCTCGGCGGCTGCTAATAGCGATGGCAACGACCCGTGGGTACGGATCGCGAAGCAACCGGTGGAGCGGCTCTCTCCGCTGATGGAAAGCGAAAGCGCTGAAGTTTGCGCCGTGCTTTTGTCAAAGCTGACCGTCGCCAAGGCGGCGGCGCTTCTGGCGGAAGTTCCCGAAGACAGGGCCCAAATCCTTGCCCATACCGTTGCGCTGACCGAAACGATCTCACCCGATCTGGTGGTCCGCATTGGCGCCGATATCGCCGCGATACTGGACGCGGTGCCGCCGCAAGCATTCTCCAAAACCGCTGCCGAACGGGTGGGTGCGATCCTGAACTCCACCCCGCAAGCGGCCCGCGACAAAATGCTAGAAGGATTGAACGACAAGGACGCGCTCTTCGCCAAGGAAGTGCGCAAATCCATCTTCTCGTTCAACCATATCCCGGAACGCGTCGAACCAGGCGATGTGCCGATCATCGTGCGTAAAGCGGATGCGCAGTCGATCATCGTGGCATTCGCGGCGGGGCTTTCAACAGCACCTCTCTCGGTGGAATTCCTTTTGGAGAATATGTCAAAGCGCTTGGCCGAGCAGATGCGCGATGAGGCCGAGGGGCTTGGCGCCCCGAAGCCAGAGGAAGGCGAAGCCGCGATGTCTGATTTGGTCTCCACCATTCGCGACTTGGCGGATCAGGGGGAAATCACGCTGCTGCCGCCGCCTGAATAA
- a CDS encoding pyridoxal phosphate-dependent aminotransferase, giving the protein MPFLSDTLARVKPSPTIAVSNLAAELKAQGKDVIGLGAGEPDFDTPENIKAAAKAAIDAGKTKYTAVDGIAELKQAIVAKLKRDNDLEYTTAQVTVGTGGKQILYNALMATLNAGDEVIIPAPYWVSYPDMVLLAGGEPVFVEGPSQTGYKITAEQLEAAITPKTKWFIFNSPSNPTGAGYTAEELKALTDVLLRHPHVWVMTDDMYEHLVYDNFEFATPAQVEPKLMDRTLTCNGVSKAYAMTGWRIGYAAGPDELIKAMRKVQSQSTSNPCSISQWAAVEALNGPQDFLAPNNETFARRRDLVVKMLNEAEGINCPTPEGAFYVYPSIHGCIGKTSAGGTKIDTDETFAKALLEENGVAVVFGGAFGLSPAFRVSYATSDENLVEACTRIQKFCAALT; this is encoded by the coding sequence ATGCCCTTCCTTTCCGACACGCTTGCCCGGGTGAAACCATCTCCCACGATTGCCGTCTCCAACCTCGCTGCCGAGCTGAAGGCTCAGGGCAAGGACGTGATTGGCCTTGGCGCGGGTGAGCCCGATTTCGACACCCCCGAAAACATCAAAGCCGCCGCTAAAGCCGCGATTGATGCCGGCAAGACGAAATACACGGCCGTTGATGGGATTGCAGAGCTGAAACAAGCGATCGTTGCCAAGCTCAAGCGCGATAATGATCTGGAATACACCACCGCACAGGTCACCGTAGGCACCGGCGGCAAACAGATCCTGTATAACGCGCTGATGGCGACCCTGAACGCGGGGGATGAGGTGATCATTCCCGCCCCTTACTGGGTATCCTACCCCGATATGGTTCTGCTGGCGGGTGGCGAGCCTGTGTTTGTCGAAGGGCCCTCCCAGACCGGCTACAAGATCACTGCCGAGCAGTTGGAAGCCGCGATTACGCCGAAAACCAAGTGGTTCATCTTCAACTCCCCCTCCAACCCCACGGGCGCGGGCTATACGGCGGAAGAGTTAAAGGCGTTAACCGATGTGCTTTTGCGCCATCCCCATGTGTGGGTGATGACGGACGACATGTATGAGCACCTTGTCTACGACAACTTTGAATTCGCCACCCCCGCGCAGGTTGAACCCAAGTTGATGGACCGCACGTTGACCTGCAACGGCGTCTCCAAGGCCTATGCGATGACCGGCTGGCGTATCGGCTACGCCGCGGGCCCTGATGAGCTGATTAAAGCGATGCGCAAAGTGCAGTCGCAATCCACGTCGAACCCTTGTTCGATCAGCCAATGGGCCGCTGTAGAGGCGCTGAACGGGCCGCAGGATTTCCTGGCTCCCAATAACGAAACCTTCGCCCGTCGCCGCGATCTGGTGGTGAAGATGCTGAACGAGGCCGAGGGCATCAATTGCCCAACGCCTGAAGGCGCCTTCTACGTCTACCCCTCGATCCACGGCTGCATTGGCAAGACCTCTGCCGGGGGCACGAAGATCGACACGGATGAAACCTTCGCCAAAGCGCTGTTGGAAGAAAACGGCGTGGCCGTGGTCTTCGGCGGCGCGTTCGGCCTATCGCCCGCGTTCCGCGTATCTTACGCCACCTCGGACGAGAACTTGGTCGAGGCCTGCACGCGCATCCAGAAATTCTGCGCCGCGCTGACGTAA